In Hwangdonia lutea, a single window of DNA contains:
- a CDS encoding zinc-dependent metalloprotease, which yields MTHKKLRALKFLSVAFMLALFLVPLNAEAQKKKRGKRKNQVEAPAKPTPKKSKEKKIEDLVKSSKKIEGLFTIYQDTITGSLQMLISDDQIDNEYIYFSQIADGVMDAGRIIRGSYRGSKVFKIKKHFNKIEFETQNNSFYFDPESPLSKSKDANISQGNMASLKIEAHDKKKGLYLIKADGLFLSETFSQIKRPRFPGASPTAFKLGSLSKTKTKINDIRNYDENTNLQVEYVYSSPSVLNGGSNAVADGRNVSIKVFHSLMAMPDNDYEILYDDPRVGYFLTQVDDQTSTSATPYRDLVHRWNLVKKDPNAAISEPVEPITWWIENSTPLEWRETIKNAVLQWNVAFEKAGFKNAMVVKVQPDDATWDAGDIRYNVLRWTSSPQPPFGGYGPSFVNPKTGQILGADIMLEYVHFTNRVMYDKLFDLASLNQTFDGSEMHDDDKMYCSLGHVMHENTLFGKAVLQASNATDLEMKRMKKEAMTALIMHEVGHTLGLNHNMKASQLFSPEQLADADFIKGKCLTGSVMDYAAINITKDRSKQGQYYDTAVGPYDVWAIQFGYTPFKSKVEREALLSQSTKPELIFGNDADDMRSPGKAIDPRVMVGDLSNDQITYSNDRFEVVNTMMKGIKDKFSKSGQSYQELRQAYYILSGQRGSAANVVSRFIGGVYVDRSMVGQAGETQPYTPVSLSDQKRAMATLNKHVFAPNAFDAPNDLYNYLAMQRRGFGFMRSTEDPKIHNQVLGYQKNVLNHLLHPNTLQRISDSELYGNKYKLSMVMSDLNHAIFKADIYSNVNSFRQNLQLEYTNMLIDMLTGKQSSRYSNNAKSMALYNLKTIRTMAAPSGNIASRAHKQHLRTLIDNALKEVK from the coding sequence ATGACACACAAAAAACTCAGAGCTTTAAAATTTTTAAGCGTTGCATTTATGTTGGCGCTTTTCCTTGTTCCGCTTAATGCCGAAGCTCAAAAAAAGAAACGCGGAAAACGAAAAAACCAAGTTGAAGCTCCTGCGAAACCTACTCCAAAAAAATCAAAAGAAAAAAAGATTGAAGACCTTGTAAAATCCAGTAAAAAAATTGAAGGTTTATTTACCATATACCAAGATACGATTACGGGATCTTTGCAAATGTTGATTTCTGATGACCAAATTGATAATGAGTACATTTATTTTAGTCAAATTGCAGATGGCGTTATGGATGCCGGCAGAATTATTAGAGGCTCATACAGAGGCTCAAAAGTTTTTAAAATAAAAAAGCACTTTAATAAAATTGAATTTGAAACACAGAATAATTCGTTTTATTTCGATCCGGAAAGTCCATTGTCAAAATCAAAAGATGCCAATATTAGCCAAGGCAATATGGCAAGCCTTAAAATTGAAGCGCACGATAAAAAGAAAGGCCTTTATTTAATTAAAGCTGATGGTTTGTTTTTAAGTGAAACATTTTCTCAAATAAAAAGACCTCGATTTCCTGGTGCATCGCCAACAGCTTTTAAGCTAGGTAGTTTAAGCAAGACCAAAACCAAAATTAACGACATTAGAAATTACGACGAAAACACCAATTTACAAGTAGAATATGTGTACTCTTCACCCTCTGTTTTAAATGGCGGATCTAATGCGGTTGCCGATGGCCGAAACGTGAGTATCAAAGTGTTTCATAGCCTAATGGCAATGCCTGATAACGATTACGAAATACTATACGACGACCCAAGGGTTGGTTATTTTTTAACACAGGTTGACGACCAAACATCTACAAGCGCAACACCGTACCGTGATTTAGTACACCGTTGGAACTTAGTCAAAAAAGACCCCAATGCCGCCATCTCTGAACCTGTGGAACCCATTACATGGTGGATAGAAAACTCGACACCATTAGAGTGGAGAGAAACCATTAAAAATGCCGTTTTACAATGGAATGTAGCATTTGAAAAAGCGGGCTTTAAAAACGCTATGGTTGTAAAAGTACAACCGGATGATGCCACATGGGACGCAGGCGATATACGTTATAACGTGTTACGTTGGACATCGTCTCCACAACCGCCATTTGGTGGCTATGGTCCTAGTTTTGTAAACCCTAAAACCGGACAAATTTTGGGCGCGGATATCATGTTGGAATACGTGCATTTTACCAATAGGGTGATGTACGATAAGTTATTCGATTTAGCCTCATTAAACCAAACCTTTGATGGGTCTGAAATGCATGACGATGATAAAATGTATTGCTCTTTAGGGCATGTGATGCATGAAAACACCTTGTTTGGTAAAGCCGTTTTACAGGCATCAAATGCAACCGACTTAGAGATGAAACGCATGAAAAAAGAAGCGATGACGGCGCTGATTATGCACGAAGTTGGGCATACCTTAGGTTTAAACCACAACATGAAAGCGAGTCAGTTATTCTCACCGGAACAACTTGCCGATGCCGATTTTATTAAAGGAAAATGTTTAACCGGTTCGGTTATGGATTATGCAGCCATAAACATTACAAAAGACCGAAGCAAACAAGGGCAATATTACGATACTGCCGTTGGACCTTACGATGTTTGGGCCATTCAATTTGGGTATACGCCCTTTAAAAGTAAGGTCGAAAGAGAGGCTTTATTAAGTCAATCGACTAAACCAGAATTAATTTTTGGAAATGATGCAGACGATATGCGTTCTCCAGGAAAAGCCATTGACCCGCGCGTAATGGTTGGCGATTTGTCAAACGATCAAATTACCTATTCAAACGATCGTTTTGAGGTTGTTAATACAATGATGAAAGGTATTAAAGATAAGTTTTCTAAATCTGGTCAATCTTATCAAGAATTAAGACAAGCCTACTATATATTAAGTGGTCAAAGAGGAAGCGCGGCTAATGTAGTATCCCGATTTATTGGCGGTGTTTATGTAGACCGATCTATGGTGGGGCAAGCAGGCGAAACACAACCTTACACACCAGTAAGTTTGAGCGACCAAAAAAGAGCAATGGCAACCTTAAACAAGCACGTTTTTGCACCTAATGCTTTTGATGCGCCCAACGATTTATACAACTATTTGGCTATGCAGCGTCGTGGTTTTGGATTTATGCGTTCAACCGAAGACCCTAAAATACATAATCAAGTATTGGGGTATCAAAAAAACGTATTAAATCACTTGTTGCACCCAAATACATTACAGCGTATTTCGGATTCAGAATTGTACGGAAACAAGTATAAATTATCAATGGTTATGAGCGATTTAAACCATGCTATTTTTAAAGCGGATATTTATTCTAACGTCAATTCATTCAGGCAAAATTTACAATTGGAATATACCAACATGCTTATCGATATGCTAACCGGTAAACAAAGTAGCAGGTACAGTAACAATGCTAAATCTATGGCTTTATATAATTTAAAAACTATACGAACCATGGCTGCGCCTTCAGGAAATATAGCCTCGAGAGCTCACAAGCAACACTTAAGAACGCTTATTGACAATGCTTTAAAGGAGGTTAAATAA
- a CDS encoding NYN domain-containing protein → MKEDTKIAVLIDGDNIPSKYISEMMEEITKYGTPTIKRIYGDWTKPHLSKWKNILLENAITPIQQYGYTTGKNATDSAMIIDAMDILYSEKVNGFCLVSSDSDFTKLATRLREAGMVVYGMGEKKTPNPFIVACDKFIYLEILKSDNDKDDKGRKVKKENLYNITPKVIKMLQNSVDDAADDDGWAFLGDVGSLILKKQPNFDSRNFGFAKLTPLFKSLPQFDMEQRDQSNARFKLIYVKNK, encoded by the coding sequence ATGAAAGAAGACACAAAAATTGCCGTTTTAATTGACGGCGACAACATCCCATCGAAGTATATTTCTGAAATGATGGAAGAAATAACAAAATATGGCACACCAACTATTAAAAGAATTTATGGCGACTGGACCAAACCGCATTTATCAAAATGGAAAAATATTCTGTTGGAAAATGCTATAACGCCCATACAACAGTACGGATACACAACGGGCAAAAACGCCACCGATTCTGCCATGATTATTGACGCGATGGATATTTTGTATTCTGAAAAAGTAAATGGTTTTTGTTTGGTATCGTCCGATAGCGATTTTACAAAACTCGCTACACGACTACGGGAAGCTGGTATGGTGGTTTATGGGATGGGCGAGAAAAAAACACCCAACCCGTTTATTGTAGCCTGCGATAAGTTTATTTATTTGGAAATCTTAAAAAGTGATAACGATAAAGACGACAAGGGCCGAAAAGTTAAAAAGGAAAATTTATATAATATTACACCCAAAGTTATTAAAATGTTGCAAAACTCGGTTGACGATGCCGCCGATGATGATGGTTGGGCTTTCTTGGGCGATGTTGGTTCTTTAATTCTTAAAAAACAGCCCAATTTTGACTCTAGGAATTTTGGGTTTGCCAAATTAACACCGCTTTTTAAATCATTGCCACAATTTGATATGGAACAGCGTGACCAAAGCAATGCCCGATTTAAGCTAATTTATGTGAAGAATAAATAG
- a CDS encoding S1/P1 nuclease: MKLLSIYLTTLLFFTATHPKAPEDFWSATGHRVVGKIADKHLNRKAKKEVSRLLKRKSLAFVSTFADEIKSDKKYNKYYTWHYINMPLDETYENSKKNPEGDLVSGIAYCKSVIKDENASDDDKAFYLKLLIHLIGDLHQPMHVGLQEDKGGNDFKLQWFYKDSNLHRVWDSQMIDQFNMSYTELAENTDVLSKQQIKAIQAGTVVDWVNETHQITKKVYSTVKPGENLRYRYSYDNFETVRSQLQIAGIRLAKVLNDLF, translated from the coding sequence ATGAAATTACTAAGCATCTATTTAACTACGTTATTATTTTTCACAGCAACACACCCTAAAGCACCAGAAGATTTTTGGAGCGCTACAGGACACAGGGTTGTTGGTAAAATAGCCGATAAACACCTTAACAGAAAAGCTAAAAAAGAAGTAAGCAGACTTTTAAAAAGGAAATCGTTAGCCTTTGTTTCTACTTTTGCCGACGAAATAAAATCTGATAAAAAATACAACAAATACTATACCTGGCATTATATAAACATGCCATTGGATGAAACTTACGAAAACTCAAAAAAGAATCCTGAGGGCGATTTGGTATCAGGCATTGCCTATTGCAAAAGTGTTATAAAGGATGAAAACGCATCGGACGACGACAAGGCCTTTTACTTAAAATTATTGATTCATTTAATTGGCGATTTGCACCAACCTATGCATGTGGGTTTACAAGAGGATAAAGGCGGTAACGATTTTAAATTACAATGGTTTTACAAGGATTCTAACTTGCACCGTGTTTGGGATTCCCAAATGATTGATCAATTTAATATGAGTTATACCGAGTTAGCTGAAAATACCGATGTTTTATCCAAACAACAAATTAAGGCGATACAAGCGGGCACCGTTGTAGATTGGGTAAACGAAACCCACCAAATAACCAAAAAGGTTTACAGCACGGTAAAACCCGGCGAGAATTTAAGGTATCGTTATTCGTATGATAATTTTGAAACCGTAAGAAGCCAATTGCAAATTGCTGGCATTAGGTTGGCCAAAGTTTTAAATGACTTGTTTTAA
- a CDS encoding RNA polymerase sigma factor, giving the protein MKTLTDTNNLPDEDLVKAIVKTNNTVLFEILYDRYATLVFNKCFGFAKDADEAKDLTQDVFLKLFVKLASFKGKSKFSTWLYAFTYNHCVNYVTRNTAKKFEKQSVDYKDIENLSYHDEDDTSFLDMKVDKLKVALELISPEEKMILLLKYQDFLSIKDIGSALEIGESAVKMRIKRAKDKLKTVYTNNLK; this is encoded by the coding sequence TTGAAAACCCTAACAGATACTAATAACTTACCTGATGAAGATTTGGTAAAAGCCATTGTTAAAACCAATAACACGGTGCTTTTCGAGATACTTTACGATAGGTATGCAACTTTGGTGTTTAATAAATGTTTTGGGTTTGCAAAAGATGCCGACGAAGCTAAAGATTTAACCCAAGATGTATTTTTAAAACTCTTTGTTAAGTTAGCGAGTTTTAAGGGAAAATCGAAGTTTTCAACTTGGTTGTACGCGTTTACCTATAACCATTGTGTAAATTATGTAACCAGAAATACCGCTAAAAAATTTGAGAAGCAATCTGTAGATTATAAAGACATTGAAAACCTGTCGTATCACGATGAAGATGATACCAGTTTTCTGGATATGAAAGTTGATAAATTAAAAGTGGCTTTAGAGCTTATTTCTCCAGAAGAGAAAATGATTTTATTGTTAAAGTACCAAGATTTTCTTTCTATAAAAGATATAGGAAGTGCCTTAGAAATAGGAGAAAGCGCCGTTAAAATGAGAATTAAACGGGCAAAAGACAAACTAAAAACCGTATATACTAATAACCTTAAATAA
- a CDS encoding mechanosensitive ion channel family protein, whose product MKFLDQLKESLQRLWLDIAASAPKVIGVLVLIIVFLIITKIITSVLKKVLLKANVNKLGEKLNQIELSEGKTLNINLVNIIVKTIKWLLYLVLITVVADILELTMVSEGLKSFMAYLPKLFTALAIVTLGLLFATFVKKSLQRLFESLELSGGKLISQLVFLILMVLISVTALNQAEINTEIITSNIKMILAAFLLAFALAFGLGARNVIEKVLHTFYTRKLYEVGKVIEFNGIRGEVESINSISVTIKTEKGKLIVPIKDIVESQVKIQD is encoded by the coding sequence ATGAAATTTTTAGATCAATTAAAAGAATCATTACAAAGATTATGGCTTGACATTGCAGCATCTGCACCCAAAGTTATAGGGGTGCTTGTATTGATTATAGTTTTTTTAATCATTACAAAAATAATTACCAGTGTATTAAAAAAAGTGCTTCTAAAAGCCAATGTGAATAAATTAGGCGAAAAACTCAATCAAATTGAATTATCAGAAGGCAAAACCCTGAATATTAATTTGGTAAACATTATTGTAAAAACCATCAAATGGTTGTTATACCTTGTTTTAATTACCGTTGTGGCCGATATTTTGGAACTCACCATGGTATCAGAAGGTTTAAAAAGCTTTATGGCATATTTGCCAAAATTGTTTACGGCATTGGCCATTGTAACTTTAGGTTTACTGTTTGCAACCTTTGTTAAAAAATCGTTACAGCGTTTATTTGAGTCTTTAGAGTTATCGGGAGGCAAGCTTATAAGTCAATTGGTTTTTTTAATATTAATGGTATTAATAAGTGTAACGGCATTAAATCAAGCAGAAATTAATACCGAAATAATTACGAGTAACATAAAAATGATACTCGCCGCATTTTTATTGGCTTTCGCTTTGGCGTTTGGTTTAGGAGCCCGAAATGTTATCGAAAAAGTATTGCATACCTTTTATACAAGAAAACTATATGAAGTAGGGAAAGTGATTGAATTTAACGGTATACGTGGCGAGGTAGAGTCTATAAATAGTATATCGGTAACAATAAAAACAGAAAAAGGAAAATTAATAGTACCAATTAAAGATATTGTAGAGAGCCAAGTTAAAATACAGGATTAA
- a CDS encoding serine hydrolase domain-containing protein, translating into MKKLVFIFLVSIFFVSCFQSKKDTPTQASKTLSLEQADEVGMSELRLSYIDTMLNQAVSDDIIPGAVALVSRRGKLVYHKAFGMADNASESVLKQSDIFRIASQTKAITSTAVMMLWEEGKFNLDDPISKYIPEFKDEQILETFNETDSTYTTKPAEKPITIRHLLTHTSGLGYGVIDGDHRFRKLYNKAGIIDLFTTNDISIEDNIKKLAKLPLHHNPGEKFTYSEGLDVLGYFIEIVSGMPFDAFLKTRIFEPLGMHDTQFYLPESKYNRLVTVQTKEDDTWVKYPITFYDTDYPIKGAKRFFSGGAGLTSTAKDYATFLQMYLNNGELNGNRLLSRTTVETILTNQIPYISEDIKAVHGLAFGLVDKKGHDLGGNGSEGTFVWGGYFNTTYFADPKEEIIGVLLKQTQRIKGDDTSNKFRKLVMQAVDD; encoded by the coding sequence ATGAAAAAACTAGTTTTTATTTTTCTTGTTTCCATTTTTTTTGTGAGCTGTTTTCAATCGAAAAAAGACACGCCAACACAAGCATCCAAAACACTTTCTTTAGAGCAAGCTGATGAGGTTGGGATGTCAGAATTAAGATTGAGTTATATTGATACCATGCTCAACCAAGCTGTTTCAGACGATATAATTCCCGGCGCGGTAGCCTTGGTTTCACGACGCGGAAAATTGGTGTATCATAAAGCTTTTGGTATGGCAGATAATGCTTCGGAAAGCGTATTAAAACAATCGGATATTTTTCGAATCGCCTCACAAACTAAAGCCATCACATCAACTGCGGTTATGATGCTTTGGGAAGAAGGAAAATTTAATTTGGATGACCCCATTTCAAAATACATCCCAGAATTTAAAGACGAACAAATCTTAGAAACGTTTAACGAAACCGATTCGACGTACACCACGAAACCGGCTGAAAAACCAATCACCATTCGGCACTTATTAACCCATACATCGGGACTTGGTTATGGTGTTATTGATGGCGACCACCGGTTTAGAAAACTGTACAACAAAGCGGGCATTATCGATTTATTTACAACCAATGACATTAGTATTGAAGATAACATCAAAAAGCTAGCAAAACTACCATTGCATCATAACCCAGGTGAAAAATTTACTTATAGCGAAGGACTCGATGTGTTGGGGTATTTTATTGAAATCGTTTCAGGAATGCCTTTTGACGCGTTTTTAAAAACCAGAATTTTTGAGCCTTTGGGCATGCACGACACGCAGTTTTACCTTCCGGAATCCAAATACAATCGTTTAGTAACCGTACAAACCAAAGAAGATGATACATGGGTAAAATACCCTATAACGTTTTACGATACCGATTATCCCATTAAAGGTGCAAAACGCTTTTTCTCGGGTGGCGCAGGTTTAACCAGTACCGCAAAAGATTACGCCACTTTTTTACAAATGTATTTGAATAATGGCGAGTTAAACGGCAATAGATTGTTAAGCAGAACCACTGTGGAGACCATTTTAACCAACCAAATACCATATATTTCTGAAGATATTAAAGCGGTTCATGGATTGGCTTTCGGTTTGGTGGATAAAAAAGGACACGACTTGGGTGGTAACGGAAGTGAAGGTACCTTTGTTTGGGGCGGCTATTTTAATACCACCTATTTTGCAGACCCCAAAGAGGAAATAATTGGTGTGCTTTTAAAACAAACCCAACGTATTAAAGGCGATGATACCTCAAATAAATTCAGAAAATTAGTGATGCAAGCTGTTGATGATTAG
- a CDS encoding Ig-like domain-containing protein produces the protein MPMRIFQLAFVFSFFIIFNSCSKDGEAPDTVPPTVSLTILGVPNASGGEPVVVSNKIEVSVNASDANGVSKIEVYIDNEKKGEDSSAPYQVVIDISSYASNKNYTLKVEATDKAGNTSSTQQTISIDNEIPVVTDVSLVQDSVITGSDNAVTFNVTDNEELSSVMVYVNSELFVDIKDKNYEVNIDTKLLQDGENNLMIEAKDPAGNIGSYTVNFIIDNTGPAITLNSITENKILDEFMLLQPEVLDAYSEVTSVEVFLGDTSIYLFDENSSNYDMDFVPDNYPVGTTVFKLVAIDSLGNESVLEINIEILRLLIKVALPDGFLSPFWSSFWIFASEMNGVPIAAKSVGVGDSNIKIHAPSEFDFDKKYMITLLADENTNPNSFNRITNIQGITRNSLSEINFNLPQRKTVVSNATVSMVGFGTDETVKGDGLDYTFNHYVSESSGNFELTSLNTTANSSSDYFLYSTNLEGIPYAYFSFSEPLANNSTINKTDLITDTAISNATFNITNDPGISSSQLIINGFRTNEDLQNGIYHNIYSGSPQQVFGIEYEYYFCSIFDSYSHQLILDDYLTLRKGLPINTYNIPNWSVDYLQNGNEITITKSGTEHVLGRLQLMPTTGEDYIMTVLFDSQNTDVVTLPQIPEEMKDLYIYTVAQNQGFDMNQIHFSSYNSITSYADYLNNIIKGDDNETDVSDVISTKMKARNGASVTPFKTFNFE, from the coding sequence ATGCCCATGCGGATTTTTCAACTTGCCTTCGTTTTTTCCTTTTTTATTATTTTCAATTCCTGTTCAAAAGATGGTGAAGCACCAGATACGGTGCCTCCAACAGTATCGTTAACAATTTTGGGTGTTCCAAACGCTTCTGGCGGAGAACCTGTAGTTGTGAGCAATAAAATTGAGGTTAGCGTTAATGCTAGTGATGCTAATGGCGTAAGCAAGATTGAGGTTTATATAGACAATGAAAAGAAAGGAGAAGATAGTTCTGCCCCTTATCAAGTTGTTATCGATATCTCGTCCTACGCCTCAAATAAAAACTATACGTTAAAAGTAGAAGCGACCGACAAAGCAGGAAATACCTCCTCAACCCAGCAAACTATTAGCATTGATAATGAAATACCTGTGGTTACCGATGTTTCTTTGGTTCAAGATTCGGTTATAACGGGAAGTGATAATGCGGTTACTTTTAATGTAACTGATAATGAAGAACTGTCATCTGTCATGGTTTATGTTAACAGTGAATTATTTGTAGATATTAAGGATAAAAATTACGAAGTAAATATAGACACCAAATTGCTACAAGATGGCGAAAATAACCTAATGATTGAAGCCAAAGATCCGGCTGGAAATATAGGCAGCTATACCGTAAATTTTATAATAGACAACACAGGTCCGGCCATTACTTTAAATTCAATTACAGAAAATAAGATTTTAGACGAATTTATGCTTTTACAGCCCGAAGTATTGGATGCTTATTCAGAGGTTACGTCCGTTGAAGTGTTTTTAGGCGATACCAGTATATATCTGTTTGATGAAAATTCCAGTAATTATGATATGGATTTTGTGCCTGACAATTATCCCGTTGGAACGACTGTTTTTAAGTTAGTTGCAATAGATAGTTTAGGGAATGAGTCTGTTTTGGAAATTAATATTGAAATTTTACGACTTTTGATAAAAGTAGCTTTACCAGATGGTTTTTTAAGTCCATTTTGGTCTAGTTTTTGGATTTTCGCTTCAGAAATGAATGGTGTTCCCATTGCAGCCAAATCGGTAGGAGTAGGGGACAGTAACATTAAAATCCATGCCCCATCAGAATTCGATTTCGATAAAAAATATATGATAACGCTGTTGGCGGACGAGAACACGAATCCGAATTCATTTAATAGAATTACAAATATTCAAGGCATAACAAGAAACAGCTTATCAGAAATAAACTTTAATTTACCGCAGAGAAAAACGGTGGTCAGTAATGCTACCGTATCTATGGTTGGTTTTGGTACTGATGAAACGGTAAAAGGAGATGGGCTTGATTATACTTTTAATCACTATGTCTCAGAAAGCTCCGGTAATTTTGAATTAACCAGCCTTAACACAACAGCTAATTCTTCATCTGATTATTTTTTGTATAGTACAAATTTAGAGGGAATTCCTTACGCTTATTTTAGCTTTTCTGAGCCCTTGGCAAACAATAGCACAATCAATAAAACAGATTTGATTACCGATACAGCTATAAGCAACGCTACATTTAACATAACTAACGATCCGGGAATATCAAGTAGTCAATTGATAATAAATGGATTCCGTACCAATGAAGATCTTCAAAATGGTATTTACCACAATATTTATTCCGGTAGTCCGCAGCAAGTGTTTGGTATTGAATATGAATATTATTTCTGCTCTATTTTTGACTCTTACTCGCATCAATTAATTTTGGATGATTATTTAACCTTAAGAAAAGGGCTCCCGATTAACACCTATAATATTCCAAATTGGAGTGTCGATTATTTACAAAATGGAAATGAAATAACCATAACAAAAAGCGGAACTGAGCATGTTTTGGGCAGGCTTCAATTGATGCCAACTACGGGAGAAGATTATATAATGACGGTTTTATTTGACAGTCAAAATACAGATGTAGTTACCCTGCCACAAATTCCAGAAGAAATGAAGGATTTATATATTTATACGGTGGCTCAAAATCAAGGTTTTGATATGAATCAAATTCATTTTTCGTCTTACAATTCTATAACATCTTACGCGGATTATTTAAATAACATTATTAAGGGAGACGATAACGAAACTGATGTTTCAGATGTTATTTCAACTAAAATGAAAGCTCGAAATGGAGCTTCGGTTACTCCATTTAAAACCTTTAATTTTGAGTAG
- a CDS encoding SRPBCC family protein codes for MKYLKYILAILAILVIGFFLLGFIKTELSYECEVLVDKPLAESWAVSQDEEKMSDWLMGFQKIEHVSGTPGEVGAISDVYFITDGEEVTIRETITQIVPNESVSMLFTSDFMNMDYTLKMTSIDGKTKIKSSTICEGNGMVSKSIIELMGNTIKAQ; via the coding sequence ATGAAATACTTAAAATATATTCTTGCAATTTTAGCCATTTTAGTTATCGGCTTTTTCCTTTTGGGGTTTATAAAGACAGAGTTGTCTTATGAATGCGAAGTGTTAGTAGACAAGCCTTTAGCTGAATCTTGGGCGGTGAGTCAAGATGAAGAAAAAATGTCTGATTGGTTAATGGGCTTTCAAAAAATTGAACATGTAAGCGGCACACCGGGTGAGGTAGGCGCCATTTCGGATGTTTATTTTATAACTGACGGCGAGGAGGTGACAATTCGAGAAACCATTACCCAAATCGTTCCAAACGAATCGGTATCAATGTTGTTTACATCTGATTTTATGAACATGGACTATACGCTAAAAATGACGTCAATCGATGGAAAAACAAAAATTAAATCAAGTACTATTTGCGAAGGCAATGGAATGGTTTCAAAGTCTATAATTGAATTGATGGGAAATACAATTAAAGCACAATAA